One Bacillus amyloliquefaciens DSM 7 = ATCC 23350 DNA window includes the following coding sequences:
- a CDS encoding AAA family ATPase — translation MLLKGVTIQNYRKFKNEAFSMADDVTLLAGANNSGKTSMINLIGSIMQNGKTPFFISDIPVRLSKQWVDEVYETFILCFKEGDDQLSTVERIINKLFSTELFNLECDLIIPATSIRFRIDYSEEDDIRKFADFIMDLNPDNKSFYFEYSFQPTYVSFGQALEENYKKLYARYKKIHSSKDPTLKIRQFKEVILSIYEASIIEKCYFSDSDYTDKVEIDISTFRRLFNFRYINAGRPLDDQSNGNFKSLSKNMVELATHDEKLGALLENLPDQILSPIQDTEIIDKVRDTSVKGLSNAVKTIAKASGGNTGSMILDIDINEGTITSLLNQITNTKYQYEGYFLNEASQGLGYSNMIYILLQLETYKRKIDPLLVNLFVVEEPESHMHPQMQRIFGKYLKDYYLQKKIQGLITTHSGEMVRLTEMKNLRVSRPIDQLESKIYDFSMFKKGLSGDTTLDTFYDWFYEIGFSEIVFADRVILYEGDTERLLIRKLLTLDIYEELNQKYIAYVQVGGAYAHKYSKVINFLKIKTLVLTDLDYKKDATTVEAVKESKTTNATINTYYDLSKEIKSPTILDLYEWKDKGENKILGGLVLINYQGKSEQYARTLEEAMLSKFYNLNVLEKKMEVSGLRKEIAIILNILFQTLINLKKMI, via the coding sequence TTGCTTTTAAAAGGTGTTACTATACAAAATTATAGGAAGTTTAAAAACGAAGCATTTTCAATGGCTGACGACGTTACCTTGCTTGCAGGTGCTAATAATAGTGGTAAGACTTCTATGATTAATTTAATTGGATCTATAATGCAAAATGGCAAAACGCCATTTTTTATTTCGGATATACCAGTAAGGCTATCAAAACAATGGGTAGATGAAGTTTATGAGACCTTTATACTGTGCTTTAAGGAAGGCGATGATCAATTATCTACAGTAGAGAGAATTATAAACAAGCTATTTAGTACTGAATTGTTTAATTTAGAATGTGATCTAATAATACCTGCAACATCTATACGTTTTAGAATAGATTATAGTGAAGAGGACGATATTAGAAAGTTTGCCGATTTTATTATGGATTTGAATCCGGATAATAAAAGCTTCTATTTTGAATATTCATTTCAACCTACTTATGTATCCTTTGGACAAGCATTGGAGGAAAATTATAAAAAATTATATGCAAGATATAAAAAAATTCATTCCTCAAAAGATCCAACATTAAAAATACGACAATTTAAAGAGGTAATATTGTCAATTTATGAAGCGAGTATAATTGAGAAATGTTACTTTAGTGATAGCGATTATACTGATAAAGTCGAAATTGACATTTCAACTTTTCGAAGACTGTTTAATTTTAGATATATTAATGCAGGTAGACCACTCGATGATCAGAGTAATGGTAACTTTAAAAGTTTAAGTAAAAATATGGTTGAGCTCGCAACTCATGATGAAAAACTAGGTGCCCTATTAGAGAACTTACCAGACCAAATACTAAGTCCAATACAAGATACGGAGATTATTGATAAGGTAAGAGACACATCGGTGAAAGGTCTTAGCAATGCGGTTAAAACAATTGCTAAAGCAAGTGGAGGCAATACAGGGAGTATGATCCTTGATATAGATATTAACGAAGGCACAATAACCTCTCTTCTTAATCAAATAACTAACACTAAATATCAATATGAAGGTTATTTCCTCAATGAAGCCTCCCAAGGATTAGGTTACAGTAATATGATTTATATACTGCTACAGTTGGAAACATATAAAAGAAAAATTGATCCGCTATTAGTCAACCTATTTGTGGTAGAAGAGCCTGAATCACATATGCACCCCCAAATGCAACGAATCTTTGGGAAGTATTTAAAAGATTACTATCTTCAAAAAAAAATACAGGGGTTAATAACTACTCATTCCGGAGAAATGGTGCGCCTAACGGAAATGAAAAATTTAAGAGTTTCACGACCAATAGATCAGTTAGAAAGTAAAATTTACGATTTTTCTATGTTTAAAAAAGGCTTGAGTGGTGACACCACTTTGGATACATTTTATGATTGGTTTTATGAAATAGGATTTTCTGAAATAGTTTTTGCAGATAGAGTAATTCTATATGAGGGTGACACAGAAAGGTTGCTTATAAGAAAGTTATTGACTCTAGATATATATGAAGAACTTAACCAAAAATACATAGCCTATGTTCAAGTTGGCGGAGCATACGCACATAAATATAGTAAGGTGATAAATTTTCTGAAGATAAAAACTCTTGTTTTAACTGATCTAGATTATAAAAAAGATGCAACAACTGTAGAAGCAGTAAAAGAGTCTAAAACAACAAATGCAACAATCAACACCTATTATGATTTATCAAAAGAAATAAAGTCTCCAACAATACTTGATTTGTATGAATGGAAAGACAAAGGTGAGAATAAGATTCTTGGAGGATTAGTCCTAATTAATTATCAAGGAAAATCTGAACAATATGCTCGGACTTTAGAAGAAGCTATGCTCTCAAAATTTTATAATTTGAATGTGTTAGAAAAAAAGATGGAAGTTTCTGGATTGAGAAAAGAAATAGCGATAATCTTAAATATACTATTCCAAACCCTGATAAATCTAAAAAAGATGATTTAG
- a CDS encoding CxxH/CxxC protein, which translates to MKTAYYSCEEHIETVLDMYIDDHELPPEIRKIEHTNSLSTACELCGDTATYLVGNE; encoded by the coding sequence ATGAAAACCGCTTATTATTCTTGTGAAGAACATATCGAAACCGTGCTGGACATGTACATAGATGATCATGAGCTTCCGCCCGAAATCAGAAAAATCGAACATACTAACAGTTTATCCACAGCCTGTGAATTATGTGGGGACACCGCAACATATCTAGTAGGGAACGAATGA
- the rlmH gene encoding 23S rRNA (pseudouridine(1915)-N(3))-methyltransferase RlmH, translating into MNINIVTIGKLKEKYLKQGIEEYKKRLSAYAKIDIIELPDEKAPENLSDQDMKIVKDKEGERILAKISPDTHVIALAIEGKMKTSEELADTIDKLATYGKSKITFVIGGSLGLSDAVMKRADDKLSFSKMTFPHQLMRLILVEQIYRAFRINRGEPYHK; encoded by the coding sequence GTGAATATCAATATTGTGACAATCGGAAAACTAAAAGAAAAATACCTCAAGCAAGGCATTGAAGAATACAAAAAACGACTCTCAGCCTACGCGAAAATCGACATCATCGAACTCCCGGACGAAAAAGCCCCGGAAAACCTGAGCGACCAAGATATGAAAATCGTCAAAGACAAAGAAGGCGAACGCATCCTGGCCAAAATCAGCCCGGACACCCACGTCATCGCCCTCGCCATCGAAGGAAAGATGAAAACATCCGAAGAACTGGCCGATACAATAGATAAGCTGGCGACTTATGGAAAAAGCAAAATCACCTTCGTCATCGGCGGCTCACTCGGCCTAAGCGACGCCGTCATGAAAAGGGCAGACGACAAGCTGTCATTTTCGAAGATGACGTTTCCTCATCAGTTGATGCGTCTCATACTAGTTGAGCAGATTTATCGGGCGTTTCGGATTAATCGTGGGGAGCCTTATCATAAGTGA